One Nicotiana tomentosiformis chromosome 4, ASM39032v3, whole genome shotgun sequence genomic window carries:
- the LOC138909282 gene encoding uncharacterized protein, giving the protein MKGVMRFGKEGKLSSRYIGPYKIIRRVGQVSYELDLPSKLEFVHLVFHVSMFRKYIRDPSKVIPVDYVQVTKQLSYEEAPIAILDRQIQRLRTKDVASVKVVWINNNVEEMTWEAEEEIKISHPHLFPLPEEDKTKTSQPLGTYMVLDSYVSHCY; this is encoded by the coding sequence atgaaaggcgttatgagattcggtaaggaAGGAAAGCTTAGctctcggtacattggaccttataagattatacgcagagtaggccaagtaTCATATGAATTAGATTTGCCTTCGAAATTGGAGTTTGtacatctagtatttcatgtatctatgttccgTAAGTATATTAGAGATCCCTCTAAAGTGATTCCAGTTGACTATGTTCAGGTTAcaaagcagctatcatatgaggaagctcccattgctatactagatagacaaattcagagattaagaactaaggatgtagcttcggttaaagtagtttggattaacaataatgtggaggagatgacttgggaagctgaagaagaaataAAGATTAGccatcctcacttgtttccacttccgGAGGAGGATAAGACTaagacatcacagcctttaggtacgtatatggtacttgattcttatgttagtcaTTGTTATtag